In one window of Fulvia fulva chromosome 5, complete sequence DNA:
- a CDS encoding Alpha-amylase A type-3 — MTTSWHTRCGIAVFCLFFGAWTSAATLDDWRTRVVYQVLTDRFSRTKGSKHGKCNVVDGQYCGGSWRGISERLDYIEGMGFDAIWISPIVAQLTASTGNGESYTGYWGQDLYALNPSFGTEDDLKELVENVHARGMYIMLDVVVNHMAYAGPGQDVDYSMFHPFNDRKYFHDVCRVDGSDNQTNVERCWLGDDIVALADLRTEDELVRDMLGEWISSVVSNYSIDGLRLDTTVNVEPEFFEGFVKSAGVFATGETMDGDNTLICRWAETIGSVLNYAIYYPLTRTFSSTTGSINDLVSTIYTTRHNCLDPTAYGLFSENHDVKRFREMTDDRSQAKNIITYTIMGDGIPIIYQGQEQHMTGGTVENINRAPLWEAGYDTNAEFYKHIATLTKARHHFVRHSGNYTTYISDVIFQDYHTFAMRKGYAGGQAIIVLNNNGVHTTDFEVYITNHDYEPDTRLTEILTCTDLKVNSTGYIAVPMGQGLPKVIYPKKQLKDSGLCGHASASSTATTVPTAHPTTIDGHPTLVATATDAEPSGTSAGKPSPTRLALGTASELRTDLSFPITAAVVSILITSGFVLLVW; from the exons ATGACTACTTCGTGGCACACACGCTGTGGAATAGCAGTGTTCTGCTTGTTCTTTGGAGCGTGGACTTCTGCTGCCACTCTTGATGACTGGCGCACAAGAGTGGTTTACCAAGTTTTGACGGACCGATTCTCACGGACGAAGGGATCGAAGCATGGCAAATGTAACGTGGTGGATGGTCAGTACTGTGGAGGTTCATGGCGAGGCATCAGTGAGAGACTCGACTACATCGAAGGGATGGGATTCGATGCGATCTGGATCTCGCCTATCGTGGCGCAGCTGACAGCATCGACTGGGAATGGCGAGTCGTACACTGGCTACTGGGGACAGGACTTATATGCGCTCAATCCATCTTTTGGCACCGAGGATGATCTAAAAGAGTTGGTCGAAAATGTTCACGCTCGGGGAATGTACATCATGCTCGACGTTGTGGTAAATCACATGG CATACGCAGGTCCCGGTCAGGACGTTGACTACAGCATGTTCCACCCTTTCAACGATCGCAAGTACTTCCATGACGTCTGCCGTGTTGACGGAAGTGACAATCAGACGAACGTCGAAAGATGTTGGTTGGGCGATGACATCGTGGCTCTTGCCGACCTTCGCACCGAGGACGAACTGGTTCGTGATATGCTAGGTGAATGGATCTCATCCGTTGTCAGCAACTACTCCATCGATGGGCTTCGACTAGATACCACCGTCAACGTTGAGCCCGAATTCTTCGAAGGTTTCGTCAAGTCTGCAGGAGTATTCGCCACGGGGGAAACCATGGATGGGGACAACACGTTGATATGCCGCTGGGCTGAGACCATCGGTTCCGTTCTGAACTATGCTATCTACTACCCGCTTACCAGGACCTTCTCAAGTACTACTGGCAGTATCAACGATCTAGTGTCAACGATCTATACGACGAGACATAACTGTCTTGATCCGACAGCATACGGATTATTTAGCGAGAATCACGATGTGAAGAGGTTCCGGGAGATGACAGACGATAGGTCGCAAGCGAAGAACATCATCACATATACGATCATGGGCGATGGGATCCCGATCATATACCAGGGCCAGGAGCAGCATATGACCGGAGGCACCGTCGAGAACATCAACAGAGCCCCGCTGTGGGAGGCTGGATACGACACGAACGCGGAATTCTACAAGCATATTGCGACTCTAACGAAAGCTCGTCATCATTTCGTGCGGCACAGCGGGAACTACACGACATATATCTCCGATGTAATTTTCCAGGACTACCACACGTTCGCTATGAGAAAAGGTTACGCAGGTGGCCAGGCCATCATTGTACTCAACAACAATGGTGTTCACACGACCGACTTCGAGGTCTACATCACGAACCATGATTACGAGCCTGATACCAGGCTGACCGAGATACTGACCTGTACCGATCTGAAGGTGAACAGCACGGGCTATATTGCTGTGCCTATGGGTCAGGGTCTTCCAAAGGTGATTTACCCGAAGAAGCAACTAAAGGACTCAGGACTCTGCGGACATGCCAGCGCCTCTTCGACTGCGACTACGGTGCCTACCGCTCATCCGACTACGATTGATGGACATCCGACACTCGTCGCGACTGCTACCGATGCAGAGCCGTCTGGAACCTCTGCCGGTAAGCCCAGCCCTACACGACTTGCTCTGGGGACCGCCAGTGAACTGCGAACAGATTTGTCGTTTCCTATCACGGCTGCAGTGGTGTCCATCTTGATCACGTCGGGTTTCGTACTTCTGGTCTGGTAG
- a CDS encoding Exosome complex component CSL4, with product MASVTIPGQVLGPTSASDTGEGTHINNSQLCASIAGQILSKASTSKSSKLPTVSVTRSTGILLPEVGTVILGRVTRTGPKQANISILAIGSGGEHVCRDPFPALIRQQDIRATEIDKVKVTESFRVGDVVRAAVISLGDERSYYLSTAKNELGVVLATSEWGNQMFPISWKEFQDPETGLKEMRKVAKPV from the coding sequence ATGGCATCAGTGACAATACCAGGCCAGGTGCTTGGCCCAACAAGTGCCAGCGACACAGGTGAAGGCACGCATATCAACAACTCCCAGCTCTGCGCCAGCATTGCCGGTCAAATTCTCTCAAAAGCCTCGACATCGAAATCATCAAAATTGCCGACAGTCTCCGTCACAAGGTCCACTGGAATCCTCCTCCCAGAGGTCGGCACTGTTATACTTGGCAGGGTCACGCGCACAGGCCCCAAGCAAGCCAACATCTCCATCCTCGCGATCGGCTCAGGAGGCGAGCATGTCTGTCGCGATCCTTTCCCGGCATTGATCAGGCAACAAGACATTCGTGCTACAGAGATTGACAAGGTCAAAGTCACGGAAAGCTTCAGGGTCGGCGATGTCGTGAGAGCCGCGGTCATCAGTCTGGGCGATGAGAGGAGCTATTACCTTAGCACTGCCAAGAACGAACTGGGCGTTGTGCTTGCTACCAGTGAGTGGGGCAACCAGATGTTCCCGATCTCGTGGAAGGAGTTTCAGGATCCGGAGACTGGGTTGAAGGAGATGAGGAAGGTAGCGAAGCCAGTGTGA
- a CDS encoding MFS-type transporter encodes MMADTTHATSSSGVTRAELIRTLSADSRPPTRKDESHVLVQRSDTIATRGSDGELLAHDEREHHDDRTYRVYKRRFLGLAQLVLLNIVISWDWLTFAAISSTAADFFRVSESAINWLSTAFLFAFVAGAPFTIYVLNRYGPKTSIMVASALTLIGNWIRYAGTRAGNGYFAVVMFGQVLIGLAQPFVLAAPTRYSNLWFSDTGRISATAVASLANPFGGALGQLIGPLFVGDPAQVRLVPNMVLYTAIISSIAALPAPLMSSKPPTPPSATAALEKLDLGQAFRELPRNGSFFLILVPFSIYVGLFNATSSLINQIFEPYDFSEIDAGIAGGLLIIVGLIASAVVSPTIDRTKKYLITIKILVPCIALCYILLIFMPGTRSLPGPYIICALLGATSFSLLPVALELLSIVTLPVSPEVSSVIAWTGGQILGALFIIIMDALEAYDGWNGEPRETMIKGLIFQAVIACIAVPFVLFLGTGRFRRIAFDTDGTLAAPAL; translated from the coding sequence ATGATGGCAGACACGACGCACGCCACAAGCTCCTCCGGCGTCACGCGCGCTGAGCTGATACGTACGCTATCTGCCGACTCAAGACCGCCAACACGCAAGGACGAAAGTCATGTCCTGGTGCAGCGATCAGACACGATCGCTACGCGTGGCAGCGACGGCGAACTGCTAGCTCACGATGAACGCGAACATCACGATGATCGTACATATCGCGTCTACAAACGCCGCTTCCTTGGCCTGGCTCAGCTTGTCCTGCTCAACATTGTCATTTCATGGGACTGGCTGACGTTCGCTGCCATCTCCAGCACAGCGGCGGATTTCTTCCGGGTATCGGAGAGCGCCATTAACTGGCTCAGCACGGCCTTCCTGTTCGCATTCGTAGCTGGTGCGCCTTTTACAATCTACGTCCTGAATCGTTACGGACCCAAGACTTCCATCATGGTCGCCAGTGCGCTGACGCTGATCGGGAACTGGATTCGATATGCCGGAACCAGAGCTGGCAATGGCTACTTCGCCGTGGTCATGTTCGGTCAGGTCTTGATAGGTCTGGCACAGCCTTTCGTTCTCGCAGCCCCAACGAGATATAGCAACCTATGGTTCAGCGACACGGGACGCATCTCTGCAACAGCTGTTGCATCTCTTGCGAATCCTTTCGGAGGCGCCTTGGGTCAACTCATTGGGCCCCTCTTCGTTGGCGATCCTGCGCAAGTGCGCCTTGTCCCGAACATGGTTCTCTATACTGCCATCATCTCCAGTATTGCAGCTCTGCCCGCACCCTTGATGTCGTCGAAACCACCAACGCCGCCTTCTGCTACCGCTGCTCTTGAGAAGCTAGACCTTGGTCAAGCCTTTCGAGAGCTTCCTCGCAACGGGTCCTTCTTCCTCATTCTGGTGCCCTTTTCTATCTACGTGGGCTTGTTTAACGCTACCTCTAGCCTTATTAACCAGATCTTCGAGCCATACGACTTCAGCGAGATAGATGCTGGTATCGCAGGTGGTCTGCTGATCATTGTTGGCTTGATAGCGTCAGCCGTGGTCTCGCCTACTATCGATCGCACGAAGAAGTATCTGATCACCATCAAGATACTGGTGCCATGTATTGCTCTTTGCTACATACTTCTAATCTTCATGCCCGGAACTCGATCTTTGCCTGGACCGTACATAATCTGCGCTTTGCTAGGTGCAACATCGTTCAGCTTGTTACCCGTGGCACTGGAGCTCCTGAGTATAGTCACCTTACCAGTCAGTCCAGAGGTGTCTTCGGTGATCGCTTGGACTGGCGGCCAGATCCTAGGAGCTCTCTTCATCATCATCATGGATGCACTGGAAGCCTACGATGGCTGGAACGGCGAGCCCAGAGAGACTATGATCAAAGGTCTGATCTTCCAGGCTGTGATTGCTTGCATAGCTGTGCCTTTCGTACTGTTCCTGGGAACTGGTCGATTTCGACGAATTGCATTTGACACCGACGGCACCTTGGCTGCACCAGCATTGTGA